GGCAGCGACCACAGGGTGGCCGTCACCAGCTCCGCGCCGCCGAGGATCATCGCCGCGACCAGCCCAGTCGCCTCGTCGAACCGATAGTCACCGCCGGACGCACAGGCCAGCAGGCCGACGCGTGGCGGAACAGGAAGCCTCAGCGCCATGAGATCCGATGCGGTGAGCGGTCGTTCGTCGGCCAGGTGAAGCGCGGCCCGGTCGGCATGTCCGACGTCACCATCGGCCGCGGTCGCATGACCGACATACAGGAGGCGACTGGGCTCGCGCGCCAGCAGATCCTCGAGCCAGGCACGGCCCGCATCGGCGCGCCGGAACAGGTCGACCGATGACGCCACCTCGGGGAGGACCTTCCGGCCTTGCATCAGCTCACCGAAATGCTTGGCCAACAGCGTATCTGGTGATGGACGCCCGAGTACGGACCCCAACGGTGAGTCCGGCCGCTGACCGGGCACCCGGGGATCGAGCACCAGCAGCGGCGGTCTGCCCTGCCTACCGCCCCAGCCGGCGGGTTCGCGCGATGAGTGCACGATGTTCGGCGGCGCCGCCATCAGGACGTCGACCAGCTCGATGACCCGGTGACCGTCATCACCGGGCATCGCGACAAGACCCCACGGGACTCGGGCCAGCCGCGCGCTGGGTGACACGAACAACGCGGCCCGGGGCGAGGAGACGAAGTCGAGCAGCAATTGCCAGGCCTCATGCGCGAACAGCTGGGCGCCGAGTGTGCGGGCGATCGCCAATTCGGTTGCGGGCGAAGCGAACGCACCCTTGGTGATTGCGCGTTCGAGGGCGTCGCGTCGGGTCTCGGTGTCGATCGGATCCGGCAACGCGGCGGCCAATTCGTCAAGCGCGGCCTGTAACGCGGCCTCCTCGATCACCCATGTCACGGTCCTCGTTGGGTCCCCTACGACGCGTAGGCTCACATACGTGGCGATTCCGACGTCGGCGAATCGCAGGACAAGCGTGGCGGTTTCGACCTGGGATTCCCCTGGGGTCACGGCCACGTCGCCCATGTCGCGCCGGCGGCGGTCACGTCGCGGCCGTACCTTTCGCGCGCAAGGCTGCGATACCGCGTCAATATCTGACCTGAGGTCGGGTCCATCTGCAGCGCAGGCAACGGACCCAGCCGCGTCAGCCCCGCACCTGCAACAGACAGCGACTCACCCGCCGCAACCAACGCGTACTCGTCGATGGTCTCCAGCGGCACCATGGCGGTGGCGGTGCCCGTCAACTCAACGGTCTCCCCGTCCGGCTCGGCACTGAATGTCCCTCGCGCACTGTGATATTCGACCAACTGGCTGACGAGGTCGGTATTGCCCCACTCCCAGGCGACGGCGAACGCCCCGGCAAGCATGCGGGCCGACACGTGGGTGGCCCAGCGCATGCGCGCGTCGGCATCGGTGATCAGGTGGCGTACCGAGTCGACCGCGAGGGCGGCGGGCACCTTCAGTTCGGCGGCCTTTTCGAGCTTGGCCGCCGCGTTCTCCGGGTCGGCCAATGCGTCCGCGCGCCAGATGCTGCCGATGTGGTCATGCAGGCGGGCGTACTGCAGCCAGCTGTGCCGCGGCCATGAATCCAGGAGTTCGCGCGCCTCTTCGGTCCGCGCCCGGGCCGCATCGAAGTCGCCCCGGAAGATGTCAACCCAGCTGCGCTGCAGCAGAATGCGGTGGATGTGCAGTGGCTTCTCGATTTCGCGCCAGTGTCGCTCGGCGTAGCCGAACCGCTCGTCGGCGTCGTCGAGCTCATGGATGGACAGCGCGATCAGGCCGAAGTAAAGCCAGCACCGCGAGACATCGTGGGCCCGCAACCCTTCGGCGATCGCCGGATACGACGCGTGCGCCAAGTCCTGCGCCTTGGCGCGGTCGCCCAAAGCCCAGGCCGCCGTCGCACGTTCGAATTGCGTCCTCGCCGTACCTAATGCCCAATTGCGCGCCTCAGCGCGGGCACCTGCCCGCCGCAGCCACGGTTCGGCCTGCGGCAGCCGACCTGTCTCAATGCAGAACCTGCCGTATGAGGTCGCACCGTTGACGAAGAGGTAATCGTCGAACTCATCGCTGCCGTCAGCACCGTCGATCGCGTCGATCACCTTCTCCCACAGGTGAACCGACTCCACATGCAGATCGTCATCGCAGAGCGCGTTGGCGCACAGGATCTGTGCGAACGTGATGTAGCGGCGGTGTTCGTCGGCGAGTTCCGGGTAGTCGGTCGTGTCCTCGGTCAACACCAGCAGCGCCGCCTCGGCGGCTTCGTGGTCACCGTGCGCGGCCGCCAGACCCGTCTGGAGGAACTGGGCGCGGCGCGAGTACCGGCAGATCATGTGGTCGACGTCGGCGTTCGACATCGTCACCTGTGCAGCCAGATCCGGCCGGTTGCCCGCCCGGACCTCCTGGTAGGTCGCGAGGCATTCGCGGATGCGGCGCACAGACTCGTCGGTCCCCTCATACGCGGTGCGAACGAGATAGAGCTCGCCCAGCTGTGCGTAGACCTCGAGCAGCCAATCGTCGCGGTCGGCCGCCTCGATCGCGGGAACCAGTGACAGCAGCAGGTCTTTGGCCGCCTCCTCTTTGGCGGCCAACGACAACTGGCGTGCCCGCTCGAGGTCGGCCACGATCGTCATTTCTGAATCATAGGAAGCGGCGGACGCCGACGGTACGTCCGCCGCTTCCGGTAGGCGCCCGATCAGGTGCAGTTCACCTTGATGGTGAAGGGCTTGGTGACCATGCCGGCCATCGGATTCGCCATGTCGGCGCCGGTGGCTTCACCGGTGATGGTGTAGGTGCTGCCGTCGACCTTCACCTCGGCCGAGCCGGTCTTCGCGCCCATCGTGTTGGTGACGCCGAGCGCGTTGCCGTCCACCGACATGGCCAGCGACTCCACGGTCGGAGTCGCCTCGTCGGTCATCACGACGGCGAGGCCGGACTGGCCGTTGATCGCCGCGCTGGCGACGTTGATCTTTCCGCCCTGCTTGACGCAGGTCACCGAGTTCAGGTCCAGACCGGACAGGTCACTGCCGCCGACCTTGACCTCGGTCGAGCCGCTCGTGCTCACCTGCGTGTTTCCGGATGCCTCGCTGCTTGGTGCGGCCGACGGCTTGTCGTCCGAACAGCCGACCAGGACGGCCGCGCCCAGACCCAGTGCAACCACACCCGCGACAACTCGATTCATCGATCTCTCCTTCGTCATACGCCGCCCCGGTGGCGTCGTCGTGCGCTCAGTCAAGGCGGCGGACTCGGCTACCGATCCCAAAGTTTGTCGGTCGCCGCAGGTAGCGTTCGCAGGCGATGCGTTCATTCACGGTCGAAGAGCGGCGGGCCCGGCTCGCGCGCAGGCACTTTCTCAACGCGCACGCACAGTCCCCGGCTCAGATCGCAGGCGATGTCGTCGGCCTGCACGCGACCGATCCGGCCACTCCCTATCTCTCCCTGTGGGCGCGGGTGCCCGGCTTCACCATCGCCGACCTGGATTCCGAGCTCTACGACCGCCGGACGCTGGTGAAGCACCTGGCGATGCGGCGAACGCTTTGGGTGGTGCGCGCCGACGACCTGCCCCACATCCAAACGGGCGCCAGTGACCGGGTGGCCGACAACGAACGCCGCAAGCTCGTCGCCGACGCGCAGCGGGCCGGCGTCTGCGGCGACGGCGATGCGTGGCTGGCCAGCGCGTCGAGGGCAGTATCGAAACACCTCGACAAGCACGGTCCGACCAGTGCCAAGGACCTACGTGTCGCGCTACCGGAGTTGGCGGGCCACCACGATCCCGCACCCGGCAAGCGGTGGGGCGGCGAAACACCGCTGGCACCAAGGATTCTGACGCTGCTGTCGGTGCGGGGTGACATCGTCCGCGGACCGAACGACGGATCGTGGACGGTGTCGCGACCGCGTTGGGCGCCGATGTCCGGCTGGCTGACGTCGCTGCCGAACGCGGTGT
The sequence above is drawn from the Mycobacterium gallinarum genome and encodes:
- a CDS encoding CHAT domain-containing protein, with protein sequence MGDVAVTPGESQVETATLVLRFADVGIATYVSLRVVGDPTRTVTWVIEEAALQAALDELAAALPDPIDTETRRDALERAITKGAFASPATELAIARTLGAQLFAHEAWQLLLDFVSSPRAALFVSPSARLARVPWGLVAMPGDDGHRVIELVDVLMAAPPNIVHSSREPAGWGGRQGRPPLLVLDPRVPGQRPDSPLGSVLGRPSPDTLLAKHFGELMQGRKVLPEVASSVDLFRRADAGRAWLEDLLAREPSRLLYVGHATAADGDVGHADRAALHLADERPLTASDLMALRLPVPPRVGLLACASGGDYRFDEATGLVAAMILGGAELVTATLWSLPTAAGYRLFAPTNDADPMSDAILAVDRAHEAQDAGRAVNGWQRERMRRWTDGDVTASPLYWAALATFAVDGAR
- a CDS encoding lipoprotein LpqH produces the protein MNRVVAGVVALGLGAAVLVGCSDDKPSAAPSSEASGNTQVSTSGSTEVKVGGSDLSGLDLNSVTCVKQGGKINVASAAINGQSGLAVVMTDEATPTVESLAMSVDGNALGVTNTMGAKTGSAEVKVDGSTYTITGEATGADMANPMAGMVTKPFTIKVNCT
- a CDS encoding winged helix DNA-binding domain-containing protein; this translates as MRSFTVEERRARLARRHFLNAHAQSPAQIAGDVVGLHATDPATPYLSLWARVPGFTIADLDSELYDRRTLVKHLAMRRTLWVVRADDLPHIQTGASDRVADNERRKLVADAQRAGVCGDGDAWLASASRAVSKHLDKHGPTSAKDLRVALPELAGHHDPAPGKRWGGETPLAPRILTLLSVRGDIVRGPNDGSWTVSRPRWAPMSGWLTSLPNAVSPDVARTELVRRWLRAFGPATVTDIKWWFGNTLTWARQALVDLEAVEVDLEGTPGFVLPDDLDVEPDAGPWCALLPGLDVTTMGWFDRDWYLGGHRAQVFDTNGNGGPTAWCDGRIVGAWGQDAEGRVEVRLLEDVGRKARQALQRRADELTDWLAGVRINPRFPSPLSKARQS